TTCGGAGGTAACGAGGTTGAACTGGCTTTGCTGGGAGAAAATTTTGAGCACGTCCACCAGCGAGGCGTCCTGGAAATCCATCGATATCCGCCGTGAATACTCCTGGGGGACAAACGGGCTTGAGGTGTCGATTTTGATATCGGCCCCACAAAACGACCCCGCTTTCATTGTGGCTCCAATGACGATGAGGCTGATCAGAAAGAATTTGCGCATGGACATCTCCTCGTTATGATTTGATTATATACTCAGACTTATATAATTGAAAGAATGTCCTGATTTTTGTGATCCGGTTTCTCATTATCGATTTCTCATGGGTGTCATGGGTTGTAATCGTGGAGTTTCGTAACGGGAATCACGGCTTCTCGTCTCGCTTCCCCCCTCTGTCCTGGCAACGGGTATGACGCTCAGCGTTACGTCCCCCTGCCGGAAGGTCACTCCGCCTTCCGAGATGTTTGTCACGTCCCACCCGTCCAGGGAGGCGCCGATTTCCACGACTTTCCCATTGACGATGGCCTGGGGCCGCGAGGAATTCCAGACCATGCCGGAGATGACGAAGTTCGGAACAGAGGCGGCCGGCTGCGGTTCCGGCGTCTGTTGGGCGACCGGCGGCTGGTATGTGGGCCGCTGGTCAATCTGATTGTCCGAAACGGGCGGCAGCCTCGGCGGCGGATCTTTCTTGTCGGGAGGTTTTGGCTTTTCCTGGGGAAGTTGCGGGATGAAGGGATTTCTCAGAGACTTGAGGGCCTTGGAGGCCTTCTCGTCTACGCCCAGGTTGGTCCGGATGAATTGGTCCTGCATGGTCCCCACCTTTTCTAATGTTTCCTGCAGCTGATCCTTGGATTGGATCTGGTCTTGCATGTTTTTGATTTTTTGTAGGATACCGCCGGACGGCTTGGATTGGGCAAACGCATCCCGGCCTCCCCCCGCAAGGGCGGTTATCAAGAAAACGGTGATGATCAAGGCGGCCGGTTTCATTTTTTGATGTTGATAGCGGCGACTTCCAGGGTGACGAAAATTCCCGCCCCCCCGGACTGTCCGCTGCCGGTTTCCCCCATGGCGCTTTTCAAAGACCCTGTCCAATTTTCAATGCGCATCGGGAGCTCAGATTGTTCGATATCATAGATGAAAAGCCACAGGTCCGAATATTCCCTGGCAGAAATGTTCATCTGGATGCTGACCAGATCGTAAAGTTTTTCGCCTTGTTTCCGGCCCGGGGTGTAGGATTCGATCTGGACGCGTCTTTTGACGGCGATATCTGTGAGGATGTTGATCAGGTCCTGTTCGGCCATCGGAGCGGGGATCTGGGCCATGAACGCGTCCATTTCGTCCCGGACTTTTTTGTAATCCTCAACCACGCTCAGCTTCCGTTCGAGCGTGGCAATGTCATTGCGCAGGGACTGGGATTCCCGGAAGTGACTGGACACGAGGTTGATCGAGATGAGCAGGGCCATGACCACGACCGCGCTGCTGATGATGATGTCCGGCCTCTTTTTAACGTCCTGGAGGATTTTCTGGTAGTCGAGGTTCTTCAGGTCTTTGACGTCGATGCTCTGGAGTTTTTTGATGAAGTCGGCCATAGGTTATTTGCAGACAATCTTAAAATAGGTGGCGGAATAGTTGTTGACGATTTCCTGTTTGACGGTCACCAGGTCGATGGAAGAAAATCCTTTGGCAAAATCCTTGTTGGCGCCGAGCTTGGCCGCGAGTTGCGTTGCGACGCGGAATTGCTCGTTGGCGTTTTGCATGTAGACATAACCGTCCAAATTGATGGAAATTTTGGAGGTCACGGCGTTGGTGGCGTCCCGGATGTCTTCGTACCGGATTTCCCAGTTCCTCAGCCATGTCCCCTCGGGCAGGACCTGGGGGATCACGGACAGATAGTTGGAGATGCCGCTTTTCATCCGGATGTCCTTATAAGCGGCGAGTTTGGTCAACGTCTCGGTTTTGAGCGTCTCGATCTCCTCGGCGGTGGTGACTTCGTACTTCCCCTGTTTGCTTTGCAGGTCGATGAGGTGCGTTTTGTAGCCGGACACCATTTGGTTGGCGATGATATACACTAAGCCGACCGTTGCGATGGACAGGGCCAGGACCATGCCCGTCACTTTGATCCTGTTCCCATCCATGCCGGTGACTACCCCGGGAACCCTGAGTCTCAGTGTCTTGGGGGACAGGTCAAAGTTGGCCGAGGAGTATTTCCGGTCGCGCAGGGCGGTCCCAAAGGCGTTCAGGAATCCGACGTCATAAACTGGTTCATGAGATTTGAAAAGCGCGGTGGCGTTGATGGAGGAGACCGGCAGCGACAGGTTCTCTGACAAACGCTTGGAAAATTTTGAGAGATCCTGGAACGACACCGCAATGATGCGGTCCACCTTGCCCAGGGGGTTCTGGCGGGAGTAGAAACTCAAAGACACGCGGATGTCGTTGAAAATTTTGGCTTCCGCCGTTTCTGCGGCCTCTGCCTCCCCTTTCATTTGTTCCTGGGGCGGCAGGGGGAATTCTCTGACGAAGTGCACAACGCCTTGATCGACAATGGTGATATTGGCGATCTGGGCCCCGAATTCAATCACGGCCGTGGCATGGCTGTCTTTGACATGCCCCTTTTTCTGGAGAAGCCGGATTAAGCTGACCGGTGCCGGCTCGATGTTCTCGGCCTCTAATCCGGCATTCTCGAGGATGCCTGTATATTTTTCCAGGACGTCTTTACGGATGGCGACAAAAAGGATCCGGATGTTTTTTTGACTGTTTTCCGTGAAATTGACGGGATGATAGGTGTAGACAAGGTTTTCGAGTTTGATCGGCATGTATTTGATCGCCTCGAAATCAACGACGTTTTTCACCTCTTCCGGATTCATCCACGGGATGACGAACGACCGGAAAATGAGATCTTTGGCTGGCAGGGACAGGTTGATTTTTTTAACCGGAATATTCAGGTCCCGCAGGGCCTTCTGGATCAGGGTCGTATAACGGAGGCCTTCCGGGATCTGCTGGGATTGGTAGGCTTCGATCGGAGTGTTAAAAGGAACTTGCAGAGTCTTGGCAGCGCTCCCCCTTTCCGTTGCGATAAACGTAAAGGCCTGGTCTCCCCAGTAGAGTCCCAGCTGGCCTTTCCCCGGGGCGGATAAACTGCTGAGTAATTCTTTATAATCTCGCATAGGAATTAAATTTTAGGTTTCCTGGCCTGAGAGCGTAACCATTTGTCAATTTCACGTTTGTCAAAACGCCATACTCCGCCGATTTTCATGCCGGCAAGCTTTTCCTGGCTTAACCAGTTATAAATCGTTTGTTTCTGGAGATTTAGGTATTCTGCCAGCTCTTCGACGTTGAGGAGTCTTTTCATAACCATTGCGTATTATCCGAAATTTCCAGGACAGTACGGGTTTGACCTGGTGAGGATTCCTTTAAGTTTATCAATGCCAACCGGTTATCCAATACAAAAAAACGCACTAAATACTTACTCTGGTTTATCTAAACTTAATTACACTATAATAGACTTACTTTGTCAATAAAGAATTTTACAATTTTTGTTTGATGGAACAACAGGCGAAAATTCAGGAAGGGATTAGAAATTGACTTGAACTTCGATTTGCGAGGTGCTGTTCGGGGTGACAACGGAGGGGCCGAGATTGCTTACGGTGATTGTATATGCTTTGCCATCAAGGATCTCCTGCGTTGGAGCGCCGGGCGTGGGATTCCCGGTTTCTGTCACTTGCTGATGATATTGGTAGAAAGCCCCGATGGCGAGCTGTTCCGCCTTGATAGAATCGACAACGCTTTGGCTGGAAGTGACCTGGCTGACGTTAAAGCTCATGATCCCGATGGCGACCACAGACATCGTCAGGACAATGACAAGCACCATCATGAGAACGATGCCTGAATTGTTTTTCTGTATGTGCTTGGATAACAACATTTTAAACTACGCCCCCTTCCGGGTCTCCCTCACCTCTATCAGGCTTCGGCATCGAGGACAAATCCTATCCGCCTCGTCTCCTTTTAAGGGGTGAAAAATATACAAACAAAAGGGACACTGATCAAATTTTAGGCGTTGATGATATAAATCTTTCTCGTTATATAAATTATATAACATCCACTTGGTAAACACAACAATCAGGGGCAATGTGAGGGCAAGCGTCACAAAAATGGGAAAATCAACCTTGATCATGGCTCAAGCCGAAAGGGGATGCGTTTAGGACCTGGCAGGTCAAAAGTCGAAGCCGCGCTTTTTTCATCCTGTTTCTCTTCCGGGAGGGGTAAGGCGAAAGACATGTCCTTCTGATGAGCCTTGTTCGCCTTCATGGTTCCCTGGGTGAAACTCGGTTTAACGATAGCCCGATTTTCAACAGAGAGGGTTTTGGCGGCGCCCATCCGGATGGCCCCGGGTTGTCGGCCGGCGCTTTCTGTCCTCACGGGTTCTTCCGCGGGTTTGCTGAAATCCGCGGTACCCAATATCTGCCCCAAGAAAATGAAAACGGGTTTTGACGTGTTCAGGGTCGGGGCAAAAATGATCACAAGGCTGGAACAGAACAAGATATGGAGAGAAATCGACAGGGCAAGCGCCCCCCATTCCGCGGCGCCGGGTTGGAGCGGGGCATGTCTCATCAGAGGTCTTGATTCGTCGCGATGTTGATCTTTTCTATCCCCAGGGATCGGCAAAGATCCCAGACATCCACGATCCTTCCGACGGACGCCCGCCGGTCGGCCTTGATCAGCAAGGGGCGGTCTTTACGCGCCGGTTTTTCCAGCTCCGCCTTGAGTTCCTTGATGGTCCGCAGGGCATTGTTCAGGTAGATCAAGTTCTCGCTGGTGATGACAATGACGATGTTTTCATCTTGGATGATGTCGCTCGTCACGGCCTTGGGCAGCTTGACGTTGATGCCGCTCTGGAACGTGAACGAGGACGTCAGCATGAAAAAAATCAACAGCAGGAAAATGACATCGATCAGAGGCGCGATGTTGATCTGGTCGAGTCCGTATTCAATTTTAGTCTGGCGTTTGAAACGCATGGGTGTCCCCCCTTACCCTTCGATGGCGGCGGACCGGGATTCGGAGAGGTGGCAGAGGAAATTCACCAGTTCTGTCGCCGCCCGTTCCATGTCCAGGATAAACGCATTCACCCGGCTGACGCAGTAATTGTAGGCGACGAAGGCCGGAATGGCGACCATGAGTCCCGCCACGGTGGTCAGGAGCGCTTCCCATATCCCGCCGGCCAGGTCCCCCGGGGTCACAGGGTTCATGCTGGCGGCCCGGACCTGGATGGTGTGGAAACTGCCGGTCATCCCCGTGACGGTCCCTAAAAGTCCCAGCAGGGGCGAGATGTTGGCAATGGTGGCCAGGGCGGTCAGGCGTTTTTCCAGCTTCGGGATCTCGAAGAGGCTGACGTCCTCCATCGCCTCCTTGATCTCCTCGCGGGGACAGCCGAACTTCAACACACCGGCCTTGAGGATCTTGGCCACCGGTGACGGGCTGTCGTTGCAAAGCTTGACGGCTTCTTTGATCTGATTGTTTTTGACCAGGTCAAACACGTCGTTTTTGAGTTTGACCGTATCGGCGGAGATGCTGGAAAAATAAAACAGTTTGCCCAGGACGATGGCCAGCGCCAGGATCGAGCAGATGATGATGGGGACCATGATCGGCCCTCCGGCGACGATCAGGTGTCCTAAGTTCATTTCCCAAATTCCCATGGGATCCTCCTCGGTAGGTTAACGGGGGCTCGTCTTAAAAATGTTTTCCTGGATCCAGTCCAGGCGCTCCTGCGCGTATTTGGCTTCTTCCGTTTTGAGGTCCTGGATTTTGCGGTATGTGGTGGCCGCTTCCTCCCAGCCTTCCTGGTCCTCGTAAATCCGGGCCATGCGCAGATAGGCCTTGACGACCCAGGCGGTTTCCGGAAGGTACAGCGACGGAATCTTGAAATATTCGTCCAGGGCCCTGGCGGTATCGTTTTGGAGCTCATACATGTCGGCGATCCGGAATTGGATCTCGGCGTTGGTCATCGCGCTCAATCCTCTGTCGGCGGCGAGGGCGCTCTTGTAGGACTCGATGGTTTTATCGGTGTTTTTATTTGCGGCGTAGAGTTCGGCCATTTTGACGTAGGCGTCCCTTTTGAACTCGGGAACGGTCTCAATGACGCTCTGGTAGGTTTGCACCGCGGTCGGCTCGTCCATCTTTTGCGAGAGGATGTCGGCGATGGCAAGCCGCGCCTTGGCGTAAATCTCCATGTCCGGGGCCGGGGAGATCAATTTGTATTGCTCCAGCGCTTTTTCAACATTTTCCTGCCTCAGGAATGCCTGCCCGAGCTGATAACGCACGAGGTTCAGTTTGGGGCTGCCGGGGAATTGGGTCAGGAATTCTTCGTACGATTGGACAGCCCCCTCTGTGTTGCCTTGTTCCAGGGCGTAATCTCCGAGCCATATCAGGGAATTCTGGGCGAGTTCGGCGCCTGGGTAGCTCTGGTAAACTTTTTGAAACGTTTTGACCGCCTCTTCGGGCTGTCCCATTTGGTACAGGCATTTGGCCGAGTTGAACTCGGCCACCATGACAATGTTTGTTTCCTCCGGGTAGACCTGCAGGATATGCCGGAAAACTTGCAGGCTTTTATCGTACTGCTCCAGGTTGAAGTACGACTGGCCCAGAAGGTATCTGGCTTCGGAGGCGAATTCATTGCCGGCCGGCAGCCCTTCCAGAAAGTCCTGGATGTAGGCGATGGTATTGTTCCAGTCCTTTTTCTTGAAATAGGCCACCCCGAGATAATATTTCCCTTCCTTCAGATATTTGCTGTTGGAAAAATTGGCCTGCAGGCTCTGAAGGGACAGTGTGGCGGCCTCGAGTTTGTTGAGTTTCAAGAGCGCGATCCCCTGGCGGAACTGGACATAATCGTTGAACACGTTGTCGGGATAATCCCTCAGGATGACGTCATAGATATCAATGGCTTTTTCGAGCTGGTTGATGTCCTGGTAAGCGTCTCCGATCTGGGTCAGGGCGCTGATCTTGACGACCTTGCTTTTTGTCGTGTTCATGATTTTTTCAAACGTCCGGATCGAGGCGTCGACGTTCCCGGACTTGAGGTGTGTCCAGGCCAGGCCGTAATAGGCCTTCTCCACGATGTCGGCCTTGGTAGCGTCGTTGGCATAGGTGTCGATGATCGTCTGATACTCCAGGATGGCCTGGGGAAAGTTTTTTTGGGCGTAATTGATGTTGGCCTTGCCGAGGTAGGCGTCGGCGATGCGCGGGCTGTTGGGAAATTGCTCGACCAGGGTCGCGTAGGCGGCCACGGCCTTGTCGTTCTCTCCCTGCTGGGCGTGCAGGCTGGCCTGGCCGAGGTAATAATCGTCCGTCAGAAGGTTTTTCTCTTTGGCCACGGCCAGGGCCTCATCGAAATATTTCTGGGCCAGGTCGTATTTTTTCAGTTTGAGATAGCTCCATCCCATGCTGACGTCCGACAGATAAACGACCTTGGCGCCGTAGGCGATGTCCGCCGTCTTGGCGTAATAGGTCACGGCCGTCAGGTAATCTTCCATATAATAGTAGGATTCCGCGATGTAGAAATAGGCGTCCGCGTGCCGGTTGGACGGAGGGTATTTCAGGACGTAATTCTTGAAATATTCAACGGCGTTTTCGTAGGCCCCGAGGTTATACGCGCACTCCCCGAGTTTGAAGGCCGCGTCTTCAGCGAGCTGGTGCGCGGGAAAACGTTTCATCATCCTCTGGAAATTTTTTTTGGCCTCGTCAAAATTGCCGTCTTCAAAATGGGCCCAGGCCAGCGAATAATACGCCTGCGGAAGGTAAATGGACTCCGGATACAAGTCGATCAGTTCCTGATATTGCTTTTCGGCTTGTTTGTAATCGGACCCCTTGAAATAGGTCTCTCCCAGCCAGAACAGGGTCGCGTCTTTGTATTCCGGGTATTGCAGAAGTCCCTGGAAGGTGTCAAAGGCTTTTAAATATTGGCTTTTGAAGAAGTAACACTGCCCCAAAAGCAGCTGGGCCTGGACGCGTTTTTCGCTCTTGGGGTATTCTTTGAGAAATTGGTCGATGTAGCGCATGGCCACGTCATAAAATCCGTCTTCAAAGGCCTTCTGGGCGACGAGAAAGAGCTCTTTTCCCTTGGAATCTGCCGAAGCCGGTTCGGCGGCCGCGGCCGGCGACAAGAGCGGCGTCCCGGAGGCGATCGCCGCCAGGATCAGAAAGAGGAAAAGACATTGTGATTTCAAATGCATGGGTGTGTGCGGATAGGACTTTCCATTGAACTATAAGATATGAGGTATTATAGCAACTTTGAGGGACAATGCAACGGGCCTATACGGTCATTTCTCCTTACGTGCACGCCCCTTGGGGCCCGGGTTACTCCACCCCTTGGGGAAATCAGCGCGGGTGCTGATCAAGGGAGGAAAAACCCTACCCGAATCCCCCGCGGCTCGCCGCGGAGAGTGCGGAAGACTTCATTGTGGCGGGAACTGCGGACGGCGTCAGGAATTCCTTGAGGAACCGGCCTGTGTGCGAAGCCTTGTGGCGGGTGATGGCTTCCGGAGAGCCGGCAAACACGACCTCCCCTCCCTTGTCCCCGCCTTCGGGCCCGAGGTCGATGATGTAATCCGCGTTTTTAACGACTTCCAGGTTGTGCTCGATGACCAGGACCGTGTTCCCTCGGTCCACAAGCCGCTGCAGGACGCTGAGGAGCTTGTCCACGTCGGCGAAATGCAGCCCCGTGGTCGGTTCATCCAGAATATAAAATGTCCTCCCGGTCGCGTGCTTGCAGAGTTCGCTGGCGAGTTTGACCCGCTGCGCCTCCCCGCCGGACAGGTTGGTGGAGGCCTGCCCCAGCTTGATATAGCCCAGCCCCACATCCTGCAGAGTTTGGAGAATGGTGCGGATGCGCGGGATGTTCTCAAACAACTGCATGCCCGCGTCCACGGACAGGTTCAGCACGTCGTTGATATTTTTTCCTTTGTAATAGACGTCCAGCGTTTGGTCGGTAAACCGTTTGCCGTGGCAGATCTCGCATTCCACGAAGACATCCGGGAGGAAATGCATTTCGATCTTTTTGATCCCGTCGCCGCCGCAGGCCTCGCAGCGCCCGCCCTTGACGTTGAAGCTGAACCGCCCCGGCTTGTACCCGCGCATTTTGGATTCGGGCAGCTGGCTGAAAAGGTCCCGGATATAGCTGAAGATCCCCGTGTAGGTTGCCGGGTTGGACCGCGGGGTACGGCCGATGGGCGACTGGTCCACGACGATCACTTTATCGATGTTTTCGATCCCCGCGATTTTTTTGTGCGCGCCCGGCTTTTCTTTGGCCTGATACAATTTTTGAGCGATGGCCTTGTAAAGGATGTCGTCCACCAGGGTGGATTTCCCCGACCCCGAGACCCCGGTGATGCAGACGAATGTCCCCAGGGGAATGGCAACGTCGATGTTTTTCAAATTGTGTTCCCTGGCGCCGGAGATTCTCAGAAATTTGGTGTTGACCGTTTCCCTGCGTTTTTCGGGCATGGGGATTTTTAACTGTCCGCTCAGGTAACGCCCGGTGAGCGAGCGCGGGTCCTTGAGCAGTCCCGGCACGTCTCCCGCGTAGAGCACTTCTCCCCCGTATTCGCCGGCGCCGGGCCCGAGGTCGATCACGAAATCCGCGTTGCGGATGGCGGCTTCATCGTGTTCGACCACGATCAGGGTGTTGCCCATGTCGCGCAGAGCGTGCAGGGTGGCGAGCAGCCGCTCGTTGTCCTTCTGGTGAAGCCCGATGCTGGGCTCATCCAGGATATAGATGACGCCCACCAGCCCGGACCCGACCTGGGTGGCCAGCCGGATACGCTCCGCCTCCCCGCCGGAGAGGGTCGCGCTTTTGCGGTCCAGGGTCAGGTATTCGAGCCCGACGTTGATGCAGAAGTCCAGCCGCCGGGCGATCTCCTTGAGGATGGGTTCGCTGATGGTCTTGTGGTCGCGCGTAAGGTTCAATTTCGCAAAGAACGTCCGGGCCTCCTGGATGGACATGGCGGTGACATCGTTGATATTTTTGTTGGCGATCCGGACAGCGAGGGATTCTTTGCGCAGCCGCGCCCCGTTGCATCCCGGGCAGGGCAGGACCGACATGTAGCGGGAAATTTCGGTTTTGAGCCAGTCGCTGTCCGTCTCGCGGAACAGCCGTTCCATGTAGCGGAGAATGCCCTCAAAGGGACGCCCCCAGATTTCGTCATCGGAGCCGCGGAAAATGATCGTCCGGAATTTCTTGTCAAGGTCCTGGAAAAGCGTTTGCGGAGGAATGCGGTAGATGTCCCCGATTTCCCTCAGCACGGCACGGTAATACATCAGGTAATTGCGGTGGCCCCTTTGCCACGGCGCGATCGCCTGGACCCAGGACTTGGATTCGTCCGGCACCAGCATCTCGGGGTCGATCTCCATCTTGGTGCCGAGCCCGTTGCAGTCAGGGCAGGCTCCGTACGGGGAATTGAAAGAGAAAATCCTCGGCTCGATCTCCGTCAGGTTCGTTCCGCAGTCGATACAGGCG
The sequence above is a segment of the Candidatus Omnitrophota bacterium genome. Coding sequences within it:
- the pilO gene encoding type 4a pilus biogenesis protein PilO; protein product: MADFIKKLQSIDVKDLKNLDYQKILQDVKKRPDIIISSAVVVMALLISINLVSSHFRESQSLRNDIATLERKLSVVEDYKKVRDEMDAFMAQIPAPMAEQDLINILTDIAVKRRVQIESYTPGRKQGEKLYDLVSIQMNISAREYSDLWLFIYDIEQSELPMRIENWTGSLKSAMGETGSGQSGGAGIFVTLEVAAINIKK
- the pilM gene encoding pilus assembly protein PilM, which codes for MRDYKELLSSLSAPGKGQLGLYWGDQAFTFIATERGSAAKTLQVPFNTPIEAYQSQQIPEGLRYTTLIQKALRDLNIPVKKINLSLPAKDLIFRSFVIPWMNPEEVKNVVDFEAIKYMPIKLENLVYTYHPVNFTENSQKNIRILFVAIRKDVLEKYTGILENAGLEAENIEPAPVSLIRLLQKKGHVKDSHATAVIEFGAQIANITIVDQGVVHFVREFPLPPQEQMKGEAEAAETAEAKIFNDIRVSLSFYSRQNPLGKVDRIIAVSFQDLSKFSKRLSENLSLPVSSINATALFKSHEPVYDVGFLNAFGTALRDRKYSSANFDLSPKTLRLRVPGVVTGMDGNRIKVTGMVLALSIATVGLVYIIANQMVSGYKTHLIDLQSKQGKYEVTTAEEIETLKTETLTKLAAYKDIRMKSGISNYLSVIPQVLPEGTWLRNWEIRYEDIRDATNAVTSKISINLDGYVYMQNANEQFRVATQLAAKLGANKDFAKGFSSIDLVTVKQEIVNNYSATYFKIVCK
- a CDS encoding helix-turn-helix domain-containing protein, whose amino-acid sequence is MKRLLNVEELAEYLNLQKQTIYNWLSQEKLAGMKIGGVWRFDKREIDKWLRSQARKPKI
- a CDS encoding biopolymer transporter ExbD, with amino-acid sequence MRFKRQTKIEYGLDQINIAPLIDVIFLLLIFFMLTSSFTFQSGINVKLPKAVTSDIIQDENIVIVITSENLIYLNNALRTIKELKAELEKPARKDRPLLIKADRRASVGRIVDVWDLCRSLGIEKINIATNQDL
- a CDS encoding MotA/TolQ/ExbB proton channel family protein, translated to MGIWEMNLGHLIVAGGPIMVPIIICSILALAIVLGKLFYFSSISADTVKLKNDVFDLVKNNQIKEAVKLCNDSPSPVAKILKAGVLKFGCPREEIKEAMEDVSLFEIPKLEKRLTALATIANISPLLGLLGTVTGMTGSFHTIQVRAASMNPVTPGDLAGGIWEALLTTVAGLMVAIPAFVAYNYCVSRVNAFILDMERAATELVNFLCHLSESRSAAIEG
- a CDS encoding tetratricopeptide repeat protein, whose product is MHLKSQCLFLFLILAAIASGTPLLSPAAAAEPASADSKGKELFLVAQKAFEDGFYDVAMRYIDQFLKEYPKSEKRVQAQLLLGQCYFFKSQYLKAFDTFQGLLQYPEYKDATLFWLGETYFKGSDYKQAEKQYQELIDLYPESIYLPQAYYSLAWAHFEDGNFDEAKKNFQRMMKRFPAHQLAEDAAFKLGECAYNLGAYENAVEYFKNYVLKYPPSNRHADAYFYIAESYYYMEDYLTAVTYYAKTADIAYGAKVVYLSDVSMGWSYLKLKKYDLAQKYFDEALAVAKEKNLLTDDYYLGQASLHAQQGENDKAVAAYATLVEQFPNSPRIADAYLGKANINYAQKNFPQAILEYQTIIDTYANDATKADIVEKAYYGLAWTHLKSGNVDASIRTFEKIMNTTKSKVVKISALTQIGDAYQDINQLEKAIDIYDVILRDYPDNVFNDYVQFRQGIALLKLNKLEAATLSLQSLQANFSNSKYLKEGKYYLGVAYFKKKDWNNTIAYIQDFLEGLPAGNEFASEARYLLGQSYFNLEQYDKSLQVFRHILQVYPEETNIVMVAEFNSAKCLYQMGQPEEAVKTFQKVYQSYPGAELAQNSLIWLGDYALEQGNTEGAVQSYEEFLTQFPGSPKLNLVRYQLGQAFLRQENVEKALEQYKLISPAPDMEIYAKARLAIADILSQKMDEPTAVQTYQSVIETVPEFKRDAYVKMAELYAANKNTDKTIESYKSALAADRGLSAMTNAEIQFRIADMYELQNDTARALDEYFKIPSLYLPETAWVVKAYLRMARIYEDQEGWEEAATTYRKIQDLKTEEAKYAQERLDWIQENIFKTSPR
- the uvrA gene encoding excinuclease ABC subunit UvrA, giving the protein MQTDFITIRKAKEHNLKGFDLKIPRNQFVVVTGLSGSGKSSLAFDTIYAEGQRRYVESLSAYARQFLEQLQKPDVESIEGLSPTISIEQKTTSRNPRSTVATQTEIYDYLRLLFARIGVPHCHQCGKPIERQTVQEIAGQILTAKEGTKIHILAPLVRGRKGEYRHIAGQAAKAGFARIRVDGTVYDVNDKIKLDKYKNHDIEVVVDRLTVKPDIKKRLTESIETALKTGGGIVIADFGGACPEKIFSEKYACIDCGTNLTEIEPRIFSFNSPYGACPDCNGLGTKMEIDPEMLVPDESKSWVQAIAPWQRGHRNYLMYYRAVLREIGDIYRIPPQTLFQDLDKKFRTIIFRGSDDEIWGRPFEGILRYMERLFRETDSDWLKTEISRYMSVLPCPGCNGARLRKESLAVRIANKNINDVTAMSIQEARTFFAKLNLTRDHKTISEPILKEIARRLDFCINVGLEYLTLDRKSATLSGGEAERIRLATQVGSGLVGVIYILDEPSIGLHQKDNERLLATLHALRDMGNTLIVVEHDEAAIRNADFVIDLGPGAGEYGGEVLYAGDVPGLLKDPRSLTGRYLSGQLKIPMPEKRRETVNTKFLRISGAREHNLKNIDVAIPLGTFVCITGVSGSGKSTLVDDILYKAIAQKLYQAKEKPGAHKKIAGIENIDKVIVVDQSPIGRTPRSNPATYTGIFSYIRDLFSQLPESKMRGYKPGRFSFNVKGGRCEACGGDGIKKIEMHFLPDVFVECEICHGKRFTDQTLDVYYKGKNINDVLNLSVDAGMQLFENIPRIRTILQTLQDVGLGYIKLGQASTNLSGGEAQRVKLASELCKHATGRTFYILDEPTTGLHFADVDKLLSVLQRLVDRGNTVLVIEHNLEVVKNADYIIDLGPEGGDKGGEVVFAGSPEAITRHKASHTGRFLKEFLTPSAVPATMKSSALSAASRGGFG